The following coding sequences lie in one Hymenobacter tibetensis genomic window:
- a CDS encoding alpha-L-arabinofuranosidase C-terminal domain-containing protein — MKKFACLLALAAVAALATPAAAQTAAAGKPISPDLFGIFFEDINYAADGGLYAELIQNRSFEYAPGDHEGWNPLTSWEFLREGFATGSLSVETAAPLHADNPHYVQLRVETPFQKGAGLKNVGFDGIPLKAGEKYDFSVWARVKSAAAVPLLVQLRDPKGAVLAETTLSAQAGEWQQFRATLTPRTTEATASLVVLATGKGVVDLDMLSLFPQKTFRNRPNGLRADLAQAIADLHPKFVRFPGGCLAHGDGLDNIYDWKKTVGPLEQRKGQRNIWNYHQTAGLGYFEYFQFCEDIGAKPLPVVAAGVSCQNSGGTWKIGGTGQQCVPIADMEAYTQDVLDLIEYANGPVSSPWGAKRAAAGHPKPFGLTYIGIGNEDKQTPEFRKRFKLLYDAMRRQHPEITIIGTVGPGPKGEDYDLGWAFANQLNVPMVDEHYYETPRWFMTNNQRYDRYDRSKAKVYVGEYASWGNTLYHALAEAAYMTSLERNGDVVQLASYAPLLAKEGHTQWKTDLIYFTNTTIAPSVNYYVQQLFGQNQGDTYHTGVVTLPPGAIADTTVAASCVRDAKSGDIILKLVNTVASPQRFTVDLTRFAGLKTAATQTVFTGPKDATNSFASPRTVVPKAAAYKAAKRFTYTAAPYSLTVIRVRGKG; from the coding sequence ATGAAAAAGTTTGCATGCCTACTTGCCCTAGCGGCAGTTGCGGCCCTGGCAACCCCTGCAGCAGCCCAGACTGCGGCCGCTGGCAAGCCCATCAGCCCCGATTTGTTTGGTATCTTCTTCGAGGATATCAACTACGCGGCCGACGGTGGCCTCTACGCCGAGCTGATACAAAACCGCTCCTTCGAATACGCCCCCGGCGACCACGAAGGCTGGAACCCGCTCACTAGTTGGGAGTTCCTCCGGGAAGGCTTCGCCACAGGCAGCCTGTCGGTGGAAACCGCGGCGCCCCTGCACGCCGATAATCCGCACTACGTGCAGCTGCGGGTAGAAACGCCGTTTCAGAAGGGGGCAGGGCTCAAAAACGTAGGGTTTGATGGCATACCGCTGAAGGCGGGTGAGAAGTACGACTTTTCGGTGTGGGCGCGCGTGAAATCAGCGGCGGCTGTGCCGTTACTAGTGCAACTGCGCGACCCGAAAGGCGCGGTGCTGGCCGAAACCACGTTGTCGGCCCAAGCGGGGGAATGGCAGCAGTTCCGCGCCACCCTTACCCCCCGCACCACGGAAGCCACTGCTAGTCTGGTAGTATTGGCCACTGGCAAGGGCGTGGTCGATTTAGACATGCTCTCGTTGTTTCCGCAAAAAACGTTTCGCAACCGCCCCAACGGTTTGCGGGCCGATTTAGCGCAAGCCATTGCCGACCTCCACCCGAAGTTTGTTCGCTTTCCGGGTGGCTGCTTGGCCCACGGCGACGGGCTGGATAATATCTACGACTGGAAAAAAACCGTGGGGCCGCTGGAGCAGCGGAAGGGCCAGCGTAACATCTGGAACTACCACCAAACGGCGGGCCTCGGCTACTTCGAGTATTTTCAGTTTTGCGAAGACATCGGGGCCAAGCCGTTGCCGGTAGTGGCTGCGGGCGTGAGTTGCCAAAACTCGGGCGGCACCTGGAAGATTGGTGGCACTGGCCAGCAGTGTGTGCCTATAGCTGACATGGAAGCTTACACGCAAGACGTGCTGGATTTAATAGAATACGCCAATGGTCCGGTTAGCTCACCCTGGGGTGCCAAGCGGGCTGCTGCGGGCCACCCCAAGCCGTTTGGGCTCACCTACATCGGCATCGGCAACGAAGACAAGCAGACCCCCGAGTTTCGGAAGCGGTTCAAGCTGCTCTATGACGCCATGCGCCGGCAACACCCCGAAATCACCATCATTGGTACCGTGGGGCCCGGTCCGAAAGGCGAGGATTACGACCTAGGCTGGGCCTTCGCCAACCAGCTGAACGTGCCGATGGTAGACGAGCACTACTACGAAACGCCCCGGTGGTTTATGACCAACAACCAGCGCTACGATCGTTACGACCGCAGCAAGGCCAAGGTGTACGTAGGCGAATATGCCTCTTGGGGCAACACGCTGTACCACGCCCTGGCCGAGGCGGCCTACATGACGTCGTTGGAGCGTAACGGCGACGTGGTTCAGCTAGCCTCCTACGCCCCCCTGCTGGCTAAAGAAGGCCACACCCAGTGGAAAACCGACCTGATCTACTTCACCAATACCACCATAGCGCCCTCCGTCAACTACTACGTGCAGCAGCTTTTCGGCCAGAACCAGGGCGACACCTACCACACCGGGGTGGTGACGCTGCCCCCCGGTGCCATTGCCGACACCACCGTCGCGGCCTCCTGCGTGCGTGACGCTAAGTCCGGCGACATCATCCTGAAGCTGGTGAATACGGTGGCTAGCCCCCAGCGCTTTACTGTGGATTTGACGCGCTTTGCTGGGTTGAAAACCGCTGCCACCCAGACAGTTTTCACGGGGCCAAAGGATGCCACCAACTCCTTCGCTAGCCCGCGAACCGTTGTGCCCAAGGCCGCTGCCTACAAGGCCGCCAAGCGCTTTACATACACCGCCGCGCCGTACTCGCTCACCGTGATTCGGGTACGAGGAAAGGGGTAA
- a CDS encoding glycoside hydrolase family 97 protein: MRLSFFFGAFMLAATATQAASPIRINSPDGAVQVTVDVTAQGQPTYAVRYRQAELLRPSHLGLRLASADLTQGLKLTQADKVTAVADDYQLATDKRAACRYRANRRVVHFAGRAGAPTLSVVFQVSNDGVAFQYLIEGKSADVQRITAENTTFHLPAGAKGWLHPHAKAQTGFANTQPSYEENYQRGIAAGTPSTIGQGWSFPALFQTNRHWVMLTEAGMDRTYCGTHLAHESPDAEYAVAFPQPPEKTTPDAALLPESRLPWRTPWRVVVVGNSLAPIVESTLTTDLSAPAKTPVLTDAPGKSSWSWVLMGDQNTTYDVQRRFIDYAATMGWRYCLVDALWDKQIGYDKTQELAQYARSKNVGLLVWYNSNGSWNQAPQTPTNVLFEPESRRKEFARIKQMGVAGVKIDFFGGDGQSFMNYYQDILTDAAQVGLLVNFHGATLPRGWNRTYPNLMTMEAVKGFEFLTFDQRNTDQEATHCATLLFTRNAVGPMDFTPMAFSEIRGKERRTSNAFELALSVLFQSGIQHYAEVPEGMAAQPAYVQDFVKKLPPRWADVKLVDGFPGEYAVLARQAPGGAWYVAGINATDAPKTIQVDLGKLGLKSGTLITDGDTNRSFSTRAVAGNTVSVTLPARGGFVVQP, from the coding sequence ATGCGTTTGTCTTTCTTTTTTGGCGCGTTTATGCTTGCTGCTACTGCTACCCAGGCCGCTTCGCCTATCCGCATCAATAGCCCCGATGGAGCCGTGCAAGTGACGGTAGATGTAACCGCCCAGGGGCAGCCCACCTACGCCGTGCGCTACCGCCAGGCCGAGCTGCTGCGGCCTTCGCACTTAGGGCTCCGCCTAGCTAGTGCCGACCTCACGCAGGGCCTCAAACTAACGCAGGCCGATAAGGTAACTGCCGTAGCCGACGACTACCAACTGGCCACCGACAAGCGCGCTGCCTGCCGCTACCGGGCCAACCGCCGCGTGGTGCACTTCGCGGGGCGGGCAGGAGCGCCTACCCTGAGCGTGGTGTTTCAGGTGTCGAACGATGGAGTGGCGTTTCAGTATCTTATTGAAGGCAAAAGCGCCGACGTGCAGCGCATCACGGCCGAAAACACCACGTTTCATCTGCCGGCCGGGGCCAAGGGTTGGCTGCACCCGCACGCCAAGGCTCAGACTGGCTTTGCCAACACGCAGCCCTCGTACGAGGAGAATTATCAGCGCGGCATCGCGGCGGGTACGCCGTCTACCATCGGGCAGGGGTGGTCGTTTCCGGCCTTGTTTCAAACCAACAGGCATTGGGTGATGCTGACTGAGGCGGGCATGGACCGCACCTACTGCGGCACCCACCTCGCCCACGAGTCGCCCGATGCCGAGTACGCCGTGGCCTTCCCGCAGCCACCCGAAAAAACCACGCCCGACGCGGCCCTGCTACCCGAAAGCCGCCTGCCGTGGCGCACGCCCTGGCGCGTAGTAGTGGTAGGCAACTCGCTGGCGCCCATCGTGGAATCGACGCTGACGACCGACCTGAGCGCGCCCGCTAAAACGCCCGTGCTCACCGACGCGCCCGGCAAATCGTCGTGGTCGTGGGTGCTAATGGGCGACCAAAACACCACTTACGACGTGCAGCGCCGCTTCATCGACTACGCCGCCACCATGGGCTGGCGTTACTGCCTGGTCGATGCGCTCTGGGACAAGCAGATAGGCTACGACAAAACGCAGGAGCTAGCGCAGTATGCACGCTCCAAAAACGTGGGCCTACTGGTGTGGTACAACTCGAACGGTAGTTGGAACCAGGCGCCGCAAACGCCAACCAACGTGCTTTTTGAGCCCGAAAGCCGACGCAAGGAGTTTGCCCGCATCAAGCAAATGGGCGTGGCCGGGGTGAAAATCGACTTCTTCGGGGGTGATGGGCAGTCGTTTATGAACTACTACCAGGACATCCTGACGGATGCCGCCCAGGTGGGTCTGCTGGTGAATTTTCACGGCGCTACCCTGCCCAGGGGCTGGAACCGCACCTACCCCAACCTGATGACCATGGAAGCCGTGAAGGGCTTCGAGTTCCTGACCTTCGACCAGCGCAACACCGACCAAGAAGCTACCCACTGCGCCACATTGCTCTTCACCCGCAACGCCGTAGGCCCGATGGACTTCACGCCCATGGCCTTTTCGGAGATTCGGGGCAAGGAGCGCCGCACGTCCAATGCGTTTGAGTTGGCTTTGTCGGTGCTGTTTCAGTCGGGCATTCAGCACTACGCCGAGGTACCCGAGGGCATGGCGGCGCAACCCGCCTACGTGCAAGACTTCGTGAAAAAGCTCCCCCCCCGCTGGGCCGATGTGAAGCTGGTAGACGGCTTCCCCGGCGAGTACGCAGTACTCGCCCGCCAGGCGCCTGGCGGCGCGTGGTACGTGGCCGGCATCAACGCCACCGACGCGCCCAAAACCATTCAGGTTGACCTCGGCAAATTAGGCCTCAAAAGCGGCACGCTCATCACCGACGGCGATACCAACCGCAGCTTCAGCACGCGGGCCGTGGCGGGCAACACCGTCAGTGTGACGCTACCCGCACGGGGCGGCTTCGTGGTACAGCCCTAG